The proteins below are encoded in one region of Thermococcus peptonophilus:
- a CDS encoding PRC-barrel domain-containing protein, with amino-acid sequence MVMRLSAIYGKQIYNTKGNYVGYVDEVLIEIDQGRGRVLALVLPGEKVGVPYDRVTAIGDIILVRAKEE; translated from the coding sequence ATGGTGATGAGGCTCTCGGCAATATACGGCAAGCAGATATACAACACAAAAGGCAACTACGTCGGTTATGTTGATGAGGTTCTAATAGAGATAGATCAGGGCCGCGGCAGGGTGCTGGCACTAGTGCTTCCCGGTGAGAAGGTTGGTGTCCCCTACGACCGCGTTACCGCAATTGGAGATATAATACTCGTAAGGGCAAAAGAGGAGTAA
- a CDS encoding DHH family phosphoesterase: MRILILGGGILGRLIAEALRGEFEVTIIEKDELRAQTLSEGGLNVVQGDFSYTATLLKAGIDRADLLVITTMDLGTIKKTVYVVRSNNKDIPIVTVLPEGTTLESFKEDLKASFEADLAIDYAITPMDALRDALLRVIHRIGEKKNLNLLLKKLRELRESADTLGIIMHDNPDPDSIASATALAAIAQTLGFKTKIFHGGEITHHENRAFINLLGIELTKVSRGSYEIKRMPFLALVDCQPNGNLTILEDADLEKIKIVIDHHQILQHLSELLPEDAFTDIRPEVNSASAILAEYLRGMNYPLTPALATALFYGIYVDTKKFSKLSPVDLKAIEFLAGKVDYEVLDKIEHPDISTETAEILARAILNRRMYKNVVISNVGFIKNRDALAEAADFLLRLEGITTVLVFGIVEDYIEMSARTRDVRVNIGKVMKDAFGEIGSGGGHARAGGARIPLGLFKLAKDKNSLLRLAEEAITEKFLEALNIKEG; encoded by the coding sequence ATGAGGATACTAATACTCGGTGGTGGCATCCTGGGACGCCTGATAGCGGAGGCACTCCGCGGTGAATTTGAGGTAACCATCATAGAGAAAGACGAGCTGAGAGCTCAAACCCTGAGTGAAGGCGGGTTAAATGTAGTCCAAGGTGATTTTTCATATACTGCCACACTCCTGAAAGCAGGCATCGACAGGGCAGACCTCTTAGTGATAACTACGATGGACCTCGGAACCATCAAAAAAACTGTTTATGTGGTAAGGAGCAACAACAAGGACATCCCGATAGTTACAGTCCTACCTGAGGGCACAACTCTTGAGAGCTTTAAAGAGGACCTAAAAGCCTCATTTGAGGCCGATTTAGCCATTGACTACGCAATAACACCAATGGATGCTCTTAGGGATGCCCTTCTGAGGGTCATTCACCGCATTGGTGAAAAGAAGAACCTGAACCTCCTCCTCAAAAAGTTAAGGGAGCTTAGAGAGTCCGCCGATACACTTGGAATAATAATGCACGACAATCCAGATCCGGATTCAATAGCAAGCGCCACAGCTCTGGCGGCTATTGCCCAGACGCTTGGATTTAAAACAAAGATTTTCCACGGTGGGGAGATAACCCACCACGAAAACAGAGCTTTCATAAACCTGCTTGGAATTGAACTCACCAAAGTTTCAAGGGGATCGTATGAAATAAAGAGGATGCCATTCCTTGCATTGGTGGACTGCCAGCCAAACGGCAATCTGACCATCCTCGAAGATGCCGACCTCGAGAAGATCAAGATAGTGATAGACCACCACCAGATCCTCCAGCACCTAAGTGAGCTACTGCCCGAAGACGCGTTCACAGATATCCGTCCAGAGGTAAACTCAGCTTCTGCTATCCTTGCGGAATATCTCAGGGGAATGAACTATCCTCTGACCCCGGCTCTGGCTACGGCACTGTTCTATGGAATATACGTGGACACCAAAAAGTTCTCCAAGCTCAGCCCGGTGGATCTGAAGGCAATTGAGTTCCTCGCAGGAAAGGTCGATTACGAAGTTCTCGACAAGATAGAGCACCCTGACATAAGCACCGAAACTGCCGAGATACTCGCAAGGGCAATACTGAATCGCAGGATGTACAAGAACGTCGTTATCAGCAACGTGGGCTTCATAAAGAACAGAGATGCCCTGGCAGAGGCGGCGGACTTCCTCCTTAGGCTGGAAGGAATAACAACCGTTCTGGTCTTTGGTATAGTAGAAGACTACATAGAGATGTCCGCCAGAACTCGCGACGTCCGCGTCAACATAGGGAAAGTCATGAAGGATGCATTCGGGGAAATCGGCAGTGGCGGCGGCCATGCCCGTGCAGGGGGTGCAAGAATCCCGCTCGGGCTCTTCAAGCTGGCCAAAGACAAGAACTCCCTCCTTAGGCTAGCGGAGGAGGCTATAACGGAAAAATTCCTTGAAGCACTGAACATAAAGGAAGGCTAA